The following proteins are co-located in the uncultured Tolumonas sp. genome:
- the cadR gene encoding Cd(II)/Pb(II)-responsive transcriptional regulator produces MKIGELAKIAKCSAETIRFYEKEGLLPPAARSENNYREYQQSHLERLRFIRNCRAFDMSHEEIRQLLQQVDSHADDCQTVNILLDEHILHIEHRIQELMNLKGQLQTLRQQCQQQQGIDECGIVQGLTNLELTHHTERHTHLG; encoded by the coding sequence ATGAAAATTGGTGAATTGGCTAAAATTGCGAAATGTTCCGCTGAGACGATCCGGTTTTATGAGAAGGAAGGGCTGTTACCGCCAGCGGCGCGCTCCGAGAACAATTACCGGGAATATCAGCAATCGCATTTAGAACGCTTACGTTTTATCCGCAATTGTCGGGCGTTTGATATGTCGCATGAAGAGATCCGGCAATTGTTGCAGCAAGTTGATTCACATGCTGACGATTGCCAGACAGTTAACATTCTGCTCGATGAGCATATTTTGCATATCGAACATCGCATTCAGGAATTGATGAATCTAAAAGGGCAATTGCAGACTCTACGGCAGCAATGTCAGCAGCAGCAAGGCATTGATGAGTGTGGCATTGTGCAGGGCTTAACTAATCTGGAGTTAACGCATCACACGGAACGCCACACCCATTTGGGTTAA
- a CDS encoding Nramp family divalent metal transporter → MIHAISDKHVRLQAAQTLTGNSKSSFRRALPFLGPAMIAAVAYIDPGNFATNIEAGSHYGYGLLWVVLWANLMAMLIQTLSVRLGFATGKNLAEVIREHFPRPVVWLYWVQAEIVAISTDLAEFLGAALGFHLLFGFSMFTGAMLTGVITYVVLYMQRYGFRTLELIIGAMILAVSAGFLLEIIMGKPDVATIASGLLIPQFPDNYSIFLAAGILGATVMPHVIYLHSALSQSRIKVLNNEERHTVMKYYRLDVILGMALAGLINMAMLILSATVFFNNGHTSVASIAESYKLLGPLMGHNAGSIIFGLTLLVAGLSSSIVGTLAGQVVMQGFVHFTIPLWLRRLITMAPAILVILMGLSEQKVLVYSQVVLSFGIPFALLPLLYFTAKRSLMGNLVSRKWVTVAGAISATVIIMLNLFVIYYEFNH, encoded by the coding sequence ATGATTCATGCTATCTCAGACAAACATGTCCGCTTACAAGCAGCACAAACCTTGACGGGTAACAGTAAAAGCAGCTTCCGCCGGGCACTGCCTTTCCTTGGCCCGGCAATGATCGCTGCCGTGGCCTATATCGACCCGGGCAATTTTGCTACCAATATCGAAGCTGGTTCTCACTATGGTTATGGCCTGTTATGGGTGGTTTTGTGGGCCAATCTGATGGCTATGTTGATCCAAACTTTGTCGGTTCGCTTAGGGTTCGCGACCGGTAAAAATTTGGCTGAGGTGATCAGAGAACATTTTCCCCGTCCCGTCGTGTGGCTTTATTGGGTTCAGGCTGAAATAGTTGCAATCTCGACTGATTTAGCGGAATTTCTTGGTGCTGCATTAGGTTTTCATCTGTTATTTGGCTTTTCAATGTTTACCGGTGCCATGCTGACGGGTGTCATCACGTATGTCGTTTTATACATGCAACGTTATGGCTTCCGTACTTTGGAACTAATTATCGGCGCGATGATCCTTGCTGTTTCCGCCGGATTTTTGTTGGAAATCATCATGGGTAAACCAGATGTTGCCACCATCGCCAGTGGATTATTGATCCCTCAATTTCCTGACAATTATTCTATTTTCCTGGCCGCCGGGATTTTAGGTGCCACCGTGATGCCGCACGTGATCTATCTGCATTCCGCGCTGTCACAAAGCCGGATCAAAGTGCTCAACAATGAAGAACGTCATACAGTCATGAAATATTATCGGTTGGATGTCATCCTCGGTATGGCACTGGCCGGACTCATCAACATGGCGATGCTGATTTTATCCGCTACCGTATTTTTTAATAACGGACACACCAGTGTTGCCTCGATTGCCGAAAGTTACAAACTGCTGGGCCCGTTAATGGGCCATAACGCGGGCAGTATTATTTTTGGCCTGACATTATTAGTGGCAGGTTTGTCATCATCGATTGTCGGCACCTTAGCAGGTCAGGTTGTCATGCAAGGGTTTGTGCATTTCACCATTCCGTTGTGGTTACGCCGTCTGATCACTATGGCACCGGCCATTCTCGTTATCCTGATGGGGTTATCAGAACAAAAAGTGTTGGTATACAGTCAGGTCGTGCTGAGTTTTGGGATCCCGTTTGCGTTACTGCCATTGTTATATTTCACGGCAAAACGCTCTCTTATGGGCAATTTGGTGAGCCGTAAATGGGTCACTGTTGCTGGCGCCATATCAGCCACCGTGATCATTATGCTTAATCTTTTTGTTATCTATTATGAATTTAATCATTAA
- a CDS encoding DHA2 family efflux MFS transporter permease subunit, producing MAHSLGFQPKNLGLCTFAIALGVFMQVLDSTIANVSLPTMAGNMGVSLNQGTWVITSFTVCNAIGLPMTAWLSRRVGEVHLYLGALILFIVTSFLCGISQSMGMLVVFRALQGLAAAPLFPMSQTLLLSIFPAAKRSMALALLGMVAVVGPIVGPILGGWLTYDYSWPWIFFINIPIGIFAVTVVAKQLKDRPHAPSKAPLDYVGFAALVLGVGALQIVLDKGNDLDWFNDPWIIGGSAFAAIMLTFLVIWELTDEHPIINLRLFTNRNFCIGTILLTLGFSGFFSINLILPQWLQSQMGYTSVWAGLAAAPMGLLPLFLTPVLGKMGAKIDMRKLTALSFIVISMSCYLRTHFNAEVDFVTIASIQLFMGIGISLFFMPMTTILLSDLSGPQVADAASLSTFARTLGASFASSLTAWFWTHDASLHHVFLSEHINPYNPLASAFMNGNATSSLLKVNNIITGQSYMLSTIDLFEILMWMFIALIPFVFFTRRPRAASGAGGAAH from the coding sequence ATGGCACACAGTTTGGGCTTTCAGCCGAAAAATCTGGGGCTGTGTACTTTTGCGATTGCGCTCGGGGTCTTTATGCAAGTCCTCGATAGCACCATCGCCAACGTGTCGCTGCCCACGATGGCTGGCAATATGGGTGTCAGTTTAAATCAGGGCACTTGGGTTATTACTTCTTTCACGGTCTGTAACGCCATTGGTTTGCCAATGACTGCCTGGCTGAGTCGTCGGGTGGGTGAAGTGCACTTATATCTGGGTGCGCTGATCCTGTTTATTGTCACCTCATTCTTATGCGGCATATCGCAATCGATGGGTATGCTGGTGGTGTTCCGCGCCTTACAAGGCTTGGCTGCAGCACCATTATTTCCGATGAGCCAAACATTGCTGCTGTCGATCTTCCCCGCAGCGAAGCGCAGTATGGCGCTTGCTTTATTGGGAATGGTGGCAGTAGTCGGGCCGATTGTGGGCCCTATTCTAGGTGGTTGGCTGACCTATGACTACAGCTGGCCGTGGATTTTCTTTATCAATATCCCGATTGGTATATTTGCAGTCACGGTGGTCGCGAAACAACTAAAAGATCGCCCACATGCGCCTTCCAAAGCACCACTGGATTATGTTGGTTTTGCCGCATTAGTCTTGGGTGTCGGCGCCCTGCAGATTGTGTTGGATAAAGGTAACGATCTGGATTGGTTCAATGACCCGTGGATCATCGGCGGCTCAGCCTTTGCTGCGATCATGCTGACCTTCCTGGTGATCTGGGAACTAACCGATGAGCATCCGATTATCAATTTGCGTCTGTTTACTAACCGCAATTTCTGCATCGGCACGATATTGCTGACCTTGGGTTTTTCCGGTTTTTTCAGCATCAACCTGATCTTACCGCAATGGCTGCAAAGTCAGATGGGTTACACCTCGGTCTGGGCCGGTTTGGCGGCAGCCCCGATGGGGTTATTACCATTATTCCTAACCCCGGTGCTTGGCAAAATGGGCGCGAAAATCGATATGCGGAAACTAACAGCGTTATCATTTATCGTCATTAGCATGAGCTGTTATCTGCGTACTCATTTCAACGCTGAGGTCGATTTTGTCACCATCGCCTCAATACAACTCTTTATGGGTATCGGCATTTCTTTGTTCTTTATGCCAATGACGACCATTCTGTTATCAGATTTGTCAGGCCCACAAGTTGCGGATGCAGCGTCATTGTCTACGTTTGCTCGTACATTGGGTGCCAGTTTTGCCTCATCGTTGACCGCTTGGTTTTGGACGCACGATGCCAGCTTGCATCATGTATTTTTAAGTGAACACATAAACCCGTATAACCCTTTGGCCAGTGCGTTTATGAACGGTAATGCCACCAGCTCATTACTCAAAGTGAACAACATTATTACCGGTCAGTCATACATGTTATCGACGATTGACCTGTTCGAAATATTAATGTGGATGTTTATTGCGTTGATCCCATTTGTATTTTTCACACGTCGACCTCGAGCCGCGAGCGGTGCCGGTGGTGCTGCGCATTAA
- a CDS encoding efflux RND transporter periplasmic adaptor subunit, translating into MSHSVSEKTVSPRSGQRKNSLLVLLVLLIIAAAGSYYWYFHHAIWSESTDDAYISGNLVQITPETTGTVTSIAADDGDFVQKGQPMISFDQSDALLAQENAEAGLAQTVRQVRTLFNNVDQAQAVTAERKIALQKAQADVARRKNMVKAGGLSEEELIHAQDVVSSAEKALAAAQQQLKSQQALVNNTTVTTHPLVKSAISKLRQAYLEKQRTVMVAPVSGYVARRNVQVGQRVTPGATLMAVVPLEQVWVDANFKETQLTKMRIGQPATVTADLYGSKVEYHGKVESLGIGTGSAFSLLPAQNATGNWIKVVQRLPVRIQLDAEELKKHPLRIGLSMVVDVDLHNTDGALLAETAPHQARYQTDVYGQQLAGVDAIIKKIIADNDTQSSSSHMKG; encoded by the coding sequence ATGAGCCATTCCGTTTCTGAAAAAACCGTGTCACCACGTTCCGGACAGCGCAAAAATAGCCTGCTGGTTTTATTAGTTTTATTAATCATTGCCGCTGCCGGCTCTTATTATTGGTATTTCCATCATGCGATTTGGTCTGAATCGACAGACGACGCTTATATCAGTGGTAACTTAGTGCAGATCACGCCTGAAACAACCGGTACCGTAACAAGTATCGCCGCCGATGATGGCGACTTTGTGCAAAAAGGTCAGCCAATGATCAGTTTTGACCAAAGCGATGCTCTGTTAGCACAAGAAAATGCAGAAGCCGGTCTAGCTCAGACCGTTCGTCAGGTTCGCACGCTGTTTAACAACGTCGATCAGGCACAGGCGGTTACTGCAGAACGCAAAATTGCCTTACAAAAAGCACAAGCTGATGTGGCCCGCCGTAAAAACATGGTCAAAGCCGGTGGTTTGTCGGAAGAAGAGCTGATCCATGCTCAGGATGTCGTCAGTTCTGCAGAGAAAGCGTTAGCTGCTGCGCAGCAACAACTGAAATCTCAACAAGCGCTGGTTAACAACACTACCGTAACGACACATCCGTTGGTTAAAAGTGCGATCAGTAAATTACGTCAGGCTTATCTGGAAAAACAACGCACCGTGATGGTTGCGCCCGTTTCCGGTTATGTGGCGCGTCGTAATGTACAGGTTGGTCAACGTGTAACTCCGGGCGCCACCCTGATGGCAGTTGTGCCTCTTGAGCAAGTTTGGGTCGATGCCAATTTCAAAGAAACTCAGCTGACCAAGATGCGTATCGGTCAACCAGCCACAGTCACAGCCGATCTGTATGGCAGCAAAGTGGAATATCACGGCAAAGTGGAAAGTCTGGGTATCGGTACCGGTAGCGCCTTCTCTCTGCTGCCAGCCCAGAATGCCACAGGTAACTGGATCAAGGTCGTTCAACGCTTACCGGTACGTATTCAGCTGGATGCTGAAGAGCTGAAAAAACACCCGCTGCGTATTGGTTTGTCGATGGTAGTTGATGTCGATTTACATAACACCGACGGAGCACTGTTAGCTGAAACCGCACCACATCAGGCTCGTTATCAAACTGACGTGTATGGGCAACAACTGGCCGGTGTTGATGCCATCATCAAGAAAATCATTGCCGATAACGATACACAATCTTCATCTAGTCATATGAAAGGTTGA
- a CDS encoding efflux transporter outer membrane subunit, with amino-acid sequence MMKATTFVISGIALCVLLSGCASPDDVQANGVLLKTGALASQHSLATDHLSPADWPKQDWWNKLGDPALAQLINEALAHNPTMQVANARLEAADAQVSAADAGFSPTLDANASLKRSRLSRLEDPSGQGNRFSTVRSAGLTFTYDFDLWGGKRAAWEASVNQQKASEVDYQAARIALSTSITRTYIQLANAYESADLAKRELDRAQQITQITQQLLKSGLVAEDRLLAANTAVSAAKQQVEQRTLVIGQLKNSLSTLLGQGPDRAASLPRPHLLSAQATGLPENIPASLISHRADITAARWRVEAASKNITVAKARYYPDFNLTAMAGFKSILGDAILGDVSQSWSVAPAVSIPLFETGLKANLQAKTAAYDLAVAQYNQTLTNALGEIADNVLVMQSLKQQLIDAEETAMLADKTYQVSTARFRSGLGSQLAVLMAEQQLIQAETQLSTLKTRQQDSLALLIQSLGGGFSSDEHATASHLQNKNS; translated from the coding sequence ATGATGAAAGCAACAACGTTTGTAATTTCAGGCATTGCACTTTGTGTGCTGTTATCGGGTTGCGCTTCACCCGATGACGTTCAAGCCAATGGTGTTTTATTAAAAACCGGTGCTTTGGCCAGTCAACACTCGCTGGCAACTGACCACTTATCTCCTGCCGATTGGCCGAAACAAGATTGGTGGAATAAGTTAGGCGACCCGGCGCTGGCGCAATTAATTAATGAAGCCTTAGCGCATAACCCGACCATGCAAGTCGCTAACGCCCGTTTAGAGGCGGCTGATGCACAAGTGTCTGCTGCCGATGCCGGTTTCTCACCGACACTGGATGCCAACGCCAGCTTGAAACGTTCGCGTCTATCTCGCTTGGAAGATCCGTCCGGACAAGGCAATCGGTTTTCTACCGTTCGCTCCGCGGGCTTAACGTTTACCTATGACTTTGACCTCTGGGGTGGAAAACGTGCCGCATGGGAAGCCAGTGTTAACCAGCAAAAAGCATCGGAAGTGGATTATCAGGCTGCCCGTATTGCTTTATCCACCAGCATTACCCGTACCTACATTCAGCTGGCGAATGCTTATGAATCGGCCGATTTAGCCAAACGTGAACTGGACCGCGCACAACAAATTACACAGATCACACAACAATTGCTGAAGTCTGGTTTGGTCGCAGAAGATCGTCTGTTGGCTGCGAACACCGCGGTATCAGCAGCAAAACAACAGGTTGAACAACGCACTTTGGTGATCGGTCAGCTTAAAAACAGTTTAAGCACGCTATTAGGCCAAGGGCCTGATCGCGCAGCTTCATTGCCACGTCCCCATTTATTGAGCGCTCAGGCAACCGGCCTGCCGGAAAACATTCCTGCATCGTTGATCAGTCATCGAGCTGATATCACTGCTGCTCGGTGGCGGGTTGAAGCAGCAAGTAAAAATATCACTGTCGCCAAAGCGCGTTATTACCCTGACTTTAATCTGACCGCGATGGCCGGTTTTAAATCAATTTTGGGCGATGCCATTTTAGGTGATGTCAGCCAATCATGGAGTGTTGCACCGGCGGTTTCCATTCCCTTATTTGAAACTGGGCTGAAAGCCAATCTGCAAGCCAAAACTGCTGCGTATGACTTGGCTGTCGCGCAATATAACCAGACCCTCACCAATGCGTTAGGTGAAATCGCTGACAACGTGTTGGTGATGCAATCATTAAAACAACAGCTTATTGATGCGGAAGAAACAGCCATGTTGGCAGACAAAACCTATCAGGTGAGCACTGCCCGCTTCCGTTCCGGTTTAGGCAGTCAGCTGGCCGTATTAATGGCAGAACAGCAGCTGATTCAGGCTGAAACCCAATTATCGACGCTGAAAACACGTCAACAAGATTCGCTGGCATTACTGATCCAATCGCTGGGCGGTGGATTCAGTAGCGATGAACATGCCACAGCCTCTCATTTGCAAAATAAAAACAGCTAA
- a CDS encoding MarR family transcriptional regulator — protein MSKQNPSSYEILNLAENVSFLLGTTNLLKDRLLDQHLAEDDITAAQAKALFKMHFFNINRPSDICKSLGVDGGAVTRMLDRLEKKELITRSPDPNDRRSLLIAVTDKGREVIDRAMPLAVNAQKELVSALTDDEIQQLKVTLRKILVAAGSTCGLPKASFPATELKED, from the coding sequence ATGTCTAAGCAAAATCCATCCTCCTATGAAATTCTGAATCTGGCAGAAAACGTGAGTTTTCTGCTTGGTACTACCAATCTACTCAAAGATCGTTTGTTAGATCAGCATCTTGCGGAAGACGACATCACCGCAGCACAAGCTAAAGCCCTGTTCAAGATGCATTTTTTTAACATCAACCGCCCTTCAGACATCTGTAAATCTTTGGGTGTTGATGGCGGCGCCGTCACCCGAATGCTCGATCGTCTGGAAAAGAAAGAACTGATCACACGCTCACCTGATCCTAATGATCGTCGCTCTTTATTGATTGCCGTTACCGATAAAGGCCGTGAAGTCATTGATCGGGCAATGCCGCTTGCCGTGAATGCACAGAAAGAACTGGTTAGTGCGTTAACTGACGATGAAATTCAGCAACTGAAAGTGACACTGAGAAAAATCTTAGTCGCTGCAGGCTCAACTTGTGGTCTTCCTAAAGCGTCATTTCCCGCTACAGAACTAAAAGAAGATTAA
- a CDS encoding AraC family transcriptional regulator produces MPNAQMHVVDVLTEAHATLKRHSPLGDGFSAATWHRQLLNDTAYSRPGHHTLSLYLSGGEKVRRRDQPDKWGAPGKLCLLPAEHESYWEIGGEIRFLHLYMPPELFARQVVQILDAEPRLFSLADRTYMDDAWLTASCLRMVQYDWSDPVACLSANALSHDILLHLLQTQTQRLQLPAIKGGLSPVQRTTIRDWIETHLAENMTLSAMAEQLHLSEYHFAHMFKISFGMPPHNWVLRRRIERAREQLQHTNDDLLTIALQNGFANVSHLSKHMKQVIGVPPGKYRHWSQTHTLPTTGS; encoded by the coding sequence ATGCCAAACGCACAAATGCATGTTGTCGATGTGCTAACTGAAGCACATGCCACGTTAAAGCGCCACTCGCCACTGGGTGATGGTTTCAGCGCGGCGACCTGGCATCGGCAATTGCTGAATGACACCGCTTATTCTCGCCCCGGTCACCATACCCTTTCCCTTTATCTTTCGGGCGGCGAAAAAGTTCGGCGACGCGACCAACCCGACAAATGGGGTGCCCCCGGCAAATTGTGTTTATTACCAGCGGAGCATGAATCGTATTGGGAAATTGGTGGTGAAATCCGCTTCTTGCATTTGTATATGCCGCCAGAGCTGTTTGCCCGACAAGTCGTACAGATCTTGGATGCCGAACCGCGCTTGTTTTCTCTAGCCGATCGGACTTATATGGATGATGCTTGGCTAACCGCATCGTGTTTGCGTATGGTGCAATATGACTGGAGTGACCCAGTAGCCTGCTTGTCTGCTAATGCCTTAAGCCATGATATTTTGCTGCATCTTTTGCAGACACAAACTCAGCGCCTGCAGTTGCCCGCAATCAAAGGTGGGTTATCGCCAGTGCAACGAACGACTATTCGTGATTGGATAGAAACTCATCTGGCGGAAAACATGACGTTATCAGCCATGGCCGAGCAACTTCATCTTTCCGAATATCATTTTGCCCATATGTTTAAGATAAGCTTCGGTATGCCCCCACACAATTGGGTATTACGCCGCCGCATAGAACGTGCACGTGAACAGTTACAACATACCAATGACGATTTACTCACCATAGCCCTGCAAAATGGCTTCGCCAATGTGAGTCACCTCAGTAAACATATGAAACAAGTGATCGGTGTTCCGCCCGGTAAATATCGTCATTGGAGTCAAACCCATACACTTCCTACCACCGGAAGCTGA